In Acidimicrobiales bacterium, the genomic window GCCGGCCGGATGCTGAGGATCGGCACGGCGCCGGTGAGCGAGTAGCCGAACTGCTTGACCATCAGGAGGCTGGCCAGGAAGAACGCACCCATGTACGAGGCGCTGCTGAGGAACGACCCCAGCAGCGACGACGTGGTCGCCCGCGACCTGAAGAAGCTCAGCGGCACCAGCGGAACGGCGACGCGCCGCTCGACCCACCCGAACGCCACCAGTCCCCCGCCGGCGACCGCAAGGCACCCCAGGGTGGAGGCCGAGGTCAGCCCCCACTCCGGTGCCTGGTTGACGGCGAGCAGCAGCGGCCCGATGCCGACGGCGAGCAGCACCGCGCCGGCGATGTCGAAGCGGGCCGACCGCCGCGGCGTCTCCCGCAGGACCAGCCACGACGCCACCACGGGCACGACCATCAGTGCCGCCTGGATGAGGAACAGCACCTGCCAGCCCACGGCGTCGATGACCGCCGCTCCGATGGTCAGCCCGATGACCGGCGAACCGGCGGCGACGGTGGACCACCAGCCCATGGCTCGGGCCCGGGCGCCGCCGTGGTGCACGGAGTTGATGAGCGCCATCGAGCTGGGCATCGTGCTCGCCCCCGCCACCTGCGTGAGGGTCCGCCAGGCGATGAGGGTCGCGGGGCCGGTCGCCGTCGCGGTGAGCGCGGTGGTCGTGGCGGCGACGGCGAACCCGACGATGAAGATCCGACGGTGCCCGTAGAGGTCACCGAGCTTGCCGAGCACCGGCAACGCCAGCGCCGAGCACAGCACGGGCAGGGTGATCAACCAGGCCAGTTGCGCCTCGTCGACATGGAAGTCGTCGGCGATCGTCGGGATCGCCAGGGTGAGCACCGTGACCGGGAACGTCGTGGCGAACATCCCGGCGAGGGCGACGAGCAACGCCCACCGCGGGTAGGCCCCACGGGCTTCGAGGCCCGCGGCCACCCGCTCGGGCAGGCCCACCGGCGGTGCGACGGTCCTCACATCAGGCTTCGTCGAAGCCCTGCATGTCGGCGTTCGGTCGGGCGTCCTTGACCAGATCGTCGATCAGGGCGCCGAGCAGCATGGGGTCGTCGGACGGGTCCTCCATCGTCGGGCCGCGGTGCCAACCCTCGGCCACCGAGATCATCCGCCCGGACACGTCGAACACCCGCCCGGTGACATGCCGCGACAGTGGGCTGGCGAGCCAGCACACGACGGGTGCGATGTGCCGTGGCGACATCGTCTCCTTGGCCTCGTCGGGGAGCCGGCCCATGCCGATCGACTCGGTCAGGCGGGTGAGCGCGCCCGGTGCGACGGCGTTGACGGTGGCGCCGTAGCGGGCGAGCTCCTTGGCGGCGATGATCGTGAACGCGGCGATGCCGGCCTTGGCCGCCCCGTAGTTGGTCTGGCCGACGTTGCCGTAGATGCCCGAAGCCGACGTGGTGTTGACGATGCGGCCGTCGACCTCCTCGCCGGCCTTCACCTGCTCCCGCCAGTGGGCGGCGGCGAAGTGGCTCGGCGCGAAGGTGCCCTTGAGGTGGACCTGGACGACCGCGTCCCACTCGGCTTCGGTCATGTTGGCCAGCATGCGGTCGCGGAGGATGCCGGCGTTGTTCACCAGCACGTCCAGTCGGCCGTAGGTGTCGAGGGCCTGGGCGATCAGACGCTCGGCGCCGGCCCACGAGCTGATGTCGTCGGTGTTGGCCACCGCCTCGCCGCCCCGGCCCTCGATCTCCTCGACGACCTCCTGGGCGGGACCGGTGTCGGCGCCGCTGCCGTCCGGCGAGCCGCCGAGGTCGTTGACCACGACCTGCGCGCCTTCGGCGGCCAGCAGCAGGGCGTGCTCCCGTCCGATGCCGCGGCCGGCTCCGGTGACGATGGCCACCCGTCCGTCGTTCATCCCCATGACGACCTCCCCTTCCCCCGGTGGGTTTCCGAGCGCACGCTATCCCCGCCCGTCGAGTGAGACGAATTCG contains:
- a CDS encoding SDR family oxidoreductase, whose translation is MGMNDGRVAIVTGAGRGIGREHALLLAAEGAQVVVNDLGGSPDGSGADTGPAQEVVEEIEGRGGEAVANTDDISSWAGAERLIAQALDTYGRLDVLVNNAGILRDRMLANMTEAEWDAVVQVHLKGTFAPSHFAAAHWREQVKAGEEVDGRIVNTTSASGIYGNVGQTNYGAAKAGIAAFTIIAAKELARYGATVNAVAPGALTRLTESIGMGRLPDEAKETMSPRHIAPVVCWLASPLSRHVTGRVFDVSGRMISVAEGWHRGPTMEDPSDDPMLLGALIDDLVKDARPNADMQGFDEA
- a CDS encoding MFS transporter — translated: MRTVAPPVGLPERVAAGLEARGAYPRWALLVALAGMFATTFPVTVLTLAIPTIADDFHVDEAQLAWLITLPVLCSALALPVLGKLGDLYGHRRIFIVGFAVAATTTALTATATGPATLIAWRTLTQVAGASTMPSSMALINSVHHGGARARAMGWWSTVAAGSPVIGLTIGAAVIDAVGWQVLFLIQAALMVVPVVASWLVLRETPRRSARFDIAGAVLLAVGIGPLLLAVNQAPEWGLTSASTLGCLAVAGGGLVAFGWVERRVAVPLVPLSFFRSRATTSSLLGSFLSSASYMGAFFLASLLMVKQFGYSLTGAVPILSIRPALFALSSPLGGRLTERAGSRTAALAGHLTLAGGLTGLAIGSAASSLLVVVTVGFLLQGIGYGLLRPAISTALADGVDDGDLGVAGAAERLSGQLGVAFGITLLATLYASDVDRFPLAFALGAVFALAGALASLGLRAGGSGFRTSGQIHLISEEGLASPSEPTGGS